One stretch of candidate division WOR-1 bacterium RIFOXYB2_FULL_36_35 DNA includes these proteins:
- a CDS encoding CTP synthase, with translation MNNQKQPKYIFVTGGVVSSLGKGITAASLGRLLKSRGISVTIQKLDPYINVDPGTMNPYQHGEVFVTEDGAETDLDLGHYERFIDVNLGKANNVTAGMVYWSVLLKERRGDYLGGTVQVVPHITNEIKERIKLVTKNQDFDVVICEIGGTVGDIEGLPFLEAIRQFRKEVGRDNCVNIHVTLVPYLDTTQEFKTKPTQHSVKELRAIGIHPDIIICRSREPLIQDLKDKISLFCDVARDAVIGLADIGSLYEVPLALEKERLDEIVVKYLDLESSGFETSEWESMVESVKDLKHKVKIAIVGKYTDLRDSYISIVESLKHGGIVNNSEIEIKLVNAEYIEAAQDIDVFLNDVHGILVPGGFGIRGVEGKIKAIKYARENKIPYLGLCLGMQTAVIEFARNVCGLKDANSSEFNNETKNPVIDLMEEQVGVSEKGGTMRLGAYPCKIKNDTLLSALYEGKDVVQERHRHRYEFNNKFRSKLEENGLVFSGIYEKLNLVEVIELPKHPFFLATQYHPEFKSRPNKPHPIFAGFVKAAKKLVSEQAELF, from the coding sequence ATGAATAACCAAAAACAACCAAAATATATTTTTGTAACAGGAGGAGTTGTTTCTTCTCTTGGAAAGGGGATAACGGCTGCGTCCCTTGGCAGGCTGTTAAAATCTCGAGGCATTTCTGTTACAATTCAAAAACTTGATCCTTACATTAACGTGGATCCTGGCACAATGAATCCATATCAACATGGGGAAGTTTTTGTTACGGAAGATGGGGCGGAAACAGATTTGGATCTTGGGCATTATGAAAGGTTTATCGATGTTAATTTGGGTAAAGCAAATAATGTGACAGCCGGAATGGTTTACTGGTCGGTCCTTTTAAAAGAGAGGCGTGGTGATTACCTTGGCGGAACGGTTCAAGTTGTTCCTCATATAACAAATGAAATTAAGGAGCGAATTAAACTTGTTACAAAAAACCAAGACTTTGATGTTGTAATTTGTGAAATAGGAGGGACCGTCGGTGATATAGAAGGATTGCCTTTTCTTGAAGCGATAAGGCAGTTTAGAAAAGAGGTAGGTCGTGATAATTGTGTCAATATTCATGTAACACTTGTTCCTTATCTTGATACAACTCAAGAATTTAAGACAAAACCTACGCAACATTCTGTAAAAGAGCTTCGCGCGATCGGTATTCATCCGGATATTATTATTTGCAGATCTCGAGAACCTTTAATCCAAGACTTAAAAGATAAAATCTCTCTTTTTTGCGATGTGGCGCGTGACGCGGTTATTGGCCTTGCTGATATAGGCTCTCTTTATGAAGTTCCTCTGGCCTTAGAAAAAGAACGGCTAGATGAGATAGTTGTTAAATATTTAGACTTGGAATCTTCGGGTTTTGAAACTTCTGAATGGGAGAGCATGGTTGAATCCGTAAAAGATCTTAAGCACAAAGTAAAAATCGCAATTGTCGGAAAATATACGGATCTTAGGGACTCTTATATTAGTATTGTTGAGTCTTTAAAACATGGCGGGATTGTAAATAACAGTGAGATCGAAATTAAGCTTGTTAATGCGGAATATATTGAGGCTGCCCAAGATATTGATGTATTTTTGAATGATGTACATGGGATCCTTGTTCCCGGAGGGTTTGGCATTCGAGGGGTGGAAGGAAAAATTAAAGCGATAAAATATGCAAGAGAAAATAAAATTCCATATTTGGGCTTATGTTTGGGAATGCAAACGGCTGTTATTGAATTTGCGAGAAATGTTTGCGGTTTAAAAGATGCGAATTCTTCTGAATTTAATAATGAAACTAAAAATCCTGTCATAGATTTAATGGAAGAGCAAGTTGGTGTTTCAGAAAAAGGTGGGACAATGAGGCTTGGCGCGTATCCATGTAAGATAAAAAATGATACACTTCTTTCTGCTTTATATGAAGGAAAAGATGTTGTTCAAGAGAGACATCGGCATCGTTATGAATTTAACAATAAATTTAGATCCAAACTGGAAGAAAATGGTTTAGTCTTTTCGGGAATTTATGAGAAATTAAATTTGGTTGAAGTAATAGAACTTCCAAAACATCCGTTTTTTTTGGCTACGCAATATCACCCCGAATTTAAATCCCGTCCCAATAAACCCCACCCCATTTTTGCCGGGTTTGTAAAAGCCGCTAAAAAGCTTGTTAGCGAACAGGCTGAATTGTTTTAG
- a CDS encoding rRNA maturation RNase YbeY, with product MVRIFLNFTDKIFESDKAFRGINLKVGKILSEHKARGGMGITFGDGALLRELNKKYRNKNKTTDVLSFNLGDKKNIMGDVYISVPAAKRQAKEYNISLKEELLRLAIHGTLHVLGYTHKEMGV from the coding sequence ATGGTGAGGATATTTCTTAATTTTACAGATAAGATATTTGAGTCAGACAAGGCATTTAGGGGAATAAACTTAAAGGTGGGTAAGATATTGAGCGAACATAAGGCGAGGGGGGGGATGGGGATTACTTTTGGAGATGGCGCACTGCTTAGAGAATTAAACAAAAAATATAGAAATAAAAATAAAACGACAGATGTGTTATCATTTAATTTAGGGGATAAAAAAAATATAATGGGAGATGTTTATATTTCGGTTCCGGCTGCAAAAAGACAGGCGAAAGAGTATAATATTTCTTTAAAAGAAGAACTTTTACGGCTTGCAATTCATGGAACATTGCATGTTTTGGGGTATACCCACAAGGAGATGGGAGTATGA
- a CDS encoding UDP-N-acetylglucosamine 2-epimerase — translation MSKKKIMLVFGTRPEAIKMAPLLLEMKKHQDKIEPVVVSTGQHKEMLAQVMRIFNLKADYDLDIMQKSQSLQQIVSKTLSGLEIVLDREKPDMLLVQGDTSTAFAAALSSFYHKITLGHIEAGLRTFDKFKPYPEEINRRLISVVSDLHFAPTKTSVNHLLNENIQKKNIYCSGNTVIDALLFVANKKLNLFESGLKLDVNKKIILVTTHRRESFGMPLRCICEGIRRLAEKYFDIIQVVLPVHKNPMVRSAVNEVLGNVSNVLVIEPMDYEPFVHLMKASYLILTDSGGIQEEAPSLGKPVLVLREKTERPEAIKAGTVKLIGVDADKIFKEAGRLLSKKSDYKKMQKVVNPYGDGKAAKRIISVILHYLGFKNIMEKEFHYK, via the coding sequence ATGTCTAAAAAGAAGATAATGTTGGTTTTTGGAACAAGGCCAGAGGCCATAAAAATGGCGCCCCTTCTTCTTGAAATGAAAAAGCATCAGGATAAGATTGAACCTGTTGTTGTTTCTACCGGACAGCATAAAGAGATGCTTGCACAGGTTATGCGTATTTTCAATCTTAAAGCAGATTATGACTTGGATATTATGCAGAAATCTCAATCTCTTCAGCAGATTGTCAGCAAAACATTAAGTGGCCTTGAAATTGTTTTGGATAGGGAGAAACCTGATATGCTTTTAGTTCAAGGGGATACAAGCACTGCTTTTGCTGCGGCGTTGTCCTCTTTTTACCATAAAATTACTTTAGGGCATATTGAGGCAGGGCTTAGAACCTTTGATAAATTTAAACCTTATCCGGAAGAAATTAACCGCCGGCTGATTTCTGTTGTTAGTGATTTGCATTTTGCTCCCACAAAAACATCTGTTAATCATTTGCTAAATGAAAATATTCAAAAAAAGAATATATATTGTTCCGGAAATACTGTGATAGACGCTTTATTGTTCGTGGCGAATAAAAAACTTAATTTGTTTGAATCTGGCTTGAAATTAGATGTCAACAAAAAAATAATTTTGGTGACAACTCATAGAAGAGAATCATTTGGCATGCCTCTTAGATGTATTTGTGAAGGGATAAGGCGACTAGCAGAAAAATATTTTGATATAATACAGGTTGTTTTGCCTGTCCATAAAAATCCCATGGTTCGTAGCGCAGTAAATGAAGTTTTAGGGAATGTTTCAAATGTATTAGTTATTGAGCCTATGGATTATGAGCCGTTTGTTCATCTTATGAAAGCATCTTATTTGATTTTGACTGATTCTGGAGGTATTCAGGAAGAGGCTCCTTCCTTGGGAAAACCTGTTCTTGTTTTGCGCGAAAAGACAGAGCGTCCGGAAGCTATAAAAGCAGGGACTGTTAAACTTATAGGAGTTGACGCCGATAAAATTTTTAAAGAAGCGGGCAGACTTCTTTCTAAAAAAAGTGACTATAAGAAAATGCAAAAAGTTGTCAATCCATATGGAGATGGCAAAGCTGCAAAAAGAATTATTTCTGTCATATTGCATTATCTTGGGTTTAAAAATATTATGGAGAAAGAATTTCACTATAAATGA
- a CDS encoding UDP-N-acetylglucosamine 1-carboxyvinyltransferase, whose product MRRILLRGGNKLKGDVLVSGAKNAALPILAATILTKGECIITNVPNLLDIQTMIRVLRSLGIRAEYSYPNTVHTWVNGGLKHVAPYELVTKMRASFFIIGPLLAKTGRARIPLPGGCAIGSRPVNIHLKGLEALGAKISMEHGFVIGKADKLIGSRIYLDFPSVGATETIIMAATLAQGDTIIENAAREPEIVDLVNFLKKCGAKIDGAGTEEIKISGTSSLVAANHEIIPDRVEAATLIIAAAITHGDVVIKGINPLHIESAISKLKDAGVVFDIKEDTIRVTVPDGIKPVDIKTLPYPGFPTDIQPQISALLTLSSGTSVVTETVFENRFMHAHELRRLGANIRLEGQSAIITGVPKLEGAPVKSRDLRAGAALVIAGLAAEGDTLIEDIDQFIIRGYDGLDNKLISLGAKIKELGNIAEYGYGEDIS is encoded by the coding sequence ATGAGAAGAATTTTACTTAGAGGCGGAAATAAATTGAAAGGGGATGTCCTGGTTTCAGGGGCCAAAAATGCCGCGCTCCCTATCCTTGCCGCAACTATTTTGACTAAAGGTGAATGTATAATTACTAATGTTCCAAATCTTTTGGACATACAAACAATGATTAGAGTTTTAAGATCTTTGGGTATTCGTGCGGAATACTCATATCCAAACACAGTTCATACTTGGGTAAATGGCGGATTAAAACACGTTGCTCCTTACGAGCTGGTAACAAAAATGCGCGCGTCTTTTTTTATAATAGGGCCTCTTTTGGCAAAAACGGGACGGGCAAGGATCCCTCTTCCCGGAGGATGCGCGATTGGTTCCCGCCCGGTAAACATACACCTTAAGGGCTTGGAAGCTTTGGGTGCAAAAATTTCAATGGAGCATGGTTTTGTTATAGGGAAAGCCGATAAATTAATTGGAAGCAGGATATACTTGGATTTTCCATCTGTTGGGGCGACTGAAACCATAATAATGGCCGCGACACTTGCGCAGGGCGATACCATTATAGAGAATGCCGCTCGGGAACCGGAAATCGTCGATCTTGTAAATTTCTTGAAGAAATGCGGAGCTAAGATAGACGGCGCTGGAACCGAGGAGATCAAGATCTCGGGGACATCTTCATTAGTGGCGGCCAATCATGAGATTATTCCTGATCGGGTTGAAGCAGCTACTTTGATTATTGCGGCGGCGATTACACATGGAGATGTTGTTATTAAAGGAATAAATCCATTGCATATAGAATCGGCAATTAGCAAGCTGAAAGATGCCGGAGTAGTCTTTGATATAAAAGAAGATACTATTAGAGTTACTGTTCCAGACGGAATTAAGCCTGTTGATATTAAGACTTTGCCTTATCCCGGGTTTCCAACCGATATTCAGCCTCAAATTTCAGCTCTTCTTACTTTATCTTCAGGTACTTCTGTTGTTACAGAGACTGTTTTTGAAAATAGATTTATGCATGCCCATGAACTTAGACGTTTGGGTGCGAATATAAGGCTTGAAGGGCAAAGCGCTATTATAACGGGAGTTCCAAAACTGGAAGGGGCTCCGGTTAAAAGCAGAGATTTACGCGCTGGCGCAGCTTTAGTGATCGCGGGCCTCGCGGCGGAAGGAGATACTTTAATTGAAGATATAGATCAATTTATAATTCGTGGTTATGATGGCTTGGATAATAAATTGATATCTTTGGGAGCTAAAATTAAAGAGCTTGGGAATATAGCGGAGTATGGATATGGTGAGGATATTTCTTAA